A window of Excalfactoria chinensis isolate bCotChi1 chromosome Z, bCotChi1.hap2, whole genome shotgun sequence contains these coding sequences:
- the TRIM36 gene encoding E3 ubiquitin-protein ligase TRIM36, translated as MEGDGLETEVATKSIERELICPACNELFTHPLILPCQHNLCHKCVKDILFTVEDSFADAGSESSNQSSPRFRISSASMDKIDRISRSGRKRNSLTPRTTVFPCPGCLHDIDLGERGVNGLFRNFTLETIVERHRQAARAAIAIMCDFCKPPPQESTKSCMDCSASYCNECFKVHHPWGTIKAQHEYVGPTTNIRLKILMCPEHEMEKVNMYCEICRRPVCHLCKQSGSHANHRVTLMSTAYKTLKEKLSKDIEYLISKESQVKAHISHLGLLLKETECNGERAKEEASQSFEKLINILEEKKSAALRAIEVSKNLRLDKLRTQAEEYQGLLENNGLVGYAQEVLKETDQSCFVQTAKQLHVRIQKATESLKSFRPAAESSFEDFVVDTTKQEVILDDLAFYSNGLEIPEINEEKCRMYNKAVISWESSGETDSADMYVLQYRKRNKEEESVMWQEIEVYSKSQVLSDLDDDSSYAFRVRGYKGSICSSWSKEVILRTPPAPVLSFLFDDKCGYNSERLLLNPERTTVESRAGFPLLLRAERMQFGCYTTLNYIIGDTGIAKGKHFWAFRVEAYSYLVKVGVVSSTKIQKFFHNTHDVTSPRSEQDSGHDSGSEDACLDSSQPFTLVTLGMKKFFIPKAAADPKAAADPKNAASRILPLPSCMGICLDCDNGKVGFYDASHMKCLYECEVECSGIMYPTFALMGGAAVHLTEAIPAKYLEYQDDL; from the exons ATGGAGGGCGACGGGCTGGAGACGGAG GTTGCTACCAAAAGTATTGAAAGAGAGCTCATCTGCCCAGCCTGCAACGAACTGTTCACCCACCCGCTGATCCTTCCTTGTCAGCACAACTTGTGTCACAAATGTGTGAAAGATATACTGTTCACCGTAGAAGACTCATTTGCTGATGCAGGTTCCGAATCATCAAATCAGAGCAGCCCGCGGTTCCGAATCTCCTCTGCAAGCATGGACAAGATTGACAGGATTAGTAGATCAG GCAGAAAACGCAACTCGCTGACTCCTAGAACAACTGTGTTTCCTTGTCCTGGCTGCCTGCATGATATCGATCTTGGAGAACGTGGTGTCAATGGCTTGTTTCGAAACTTTACTTTGGAAACAATTGTGGAACGACACAGACAGGCAGCCAGGGCAGCCATAGCTATTATGTGTGACTTCTGCAAACCTCCACCTCAAGAATCCACAAAGAGCTGCATGGACTGCAGTGCAAGCTATTGCAATGAATGTTTCAAGGTGCACCATCCCTGGGGAACAATAAAAGCTCAGCATGAGTATGTTGGACCAACCACCAACATCAGACTTAAA ATACTGATGTGCCCAGAACACGAAATGGAGAAAGTTAACATGTATTGTGAAATCTGCAGAAGGCCTGTCTGTCATCTTTGTAAACAGAGTGGATCTCATGCAAACCACAGGGTAACACTGATGAGCACTGCCTATAAAACTCTGAAG gaaaagctttcaaaagaTATAGAGTATCTCATCAGTAAGGAAAGCCAAGTAAAAGCTCACATCTCACATCTGGgtctgctgctgaaagaaacagaG TGCAATGGGGAAAGAGCTAAAGAAGAGGCATCTCAGAGTTTTGAGAAATTAATTAATATTCTGGAGGAGAAGAAGTCTGCAGCTTTAAGAGCAATTGAGGTGTCTAAGAATTTAAGGCTGGACAAATTGCGAACACAAGCAGAAGAATATCAAGGTCTCCTGGAAAATAATGGCCTTGTAGGATATGCTCAAGAAGTGCTTAAAGAAACTGATCAGTCCTGTTTTgttcaaacagcaaaacaacttcATGTCAG AATCCAAAAAGCTACTGAATCTCTGAAGAGCTTCCGGCCAGCAGCTGAAAGTTCTTTTGAAGACTTTGTGGTGGACACAACCAAGCAAGAAGTGATCCTTGATGACTTAGCCTTCTATTCCAATG GTCTGGAAATACCAGAAATCAATGAAGAGAAATGCAGGATGTATAACAAAGCTGTGATCAGCTGGGAATCCTCTGGGGAAACAGACTCTGCTGATATGTATGTTCTTCAGTATCGTAAGCGTAATAAAGAAGAGGAGAGTGTGATGTGGCAAGAGATTGAAGTTTACAGCAAGAGCCAAGTCCTGTCCGACCTTGATGATGACAGTAGCTACGCCTTTAGAGTTCGAGGATATAAAGGGTCCATCTGTAGCTCTTGGAGCAAGGAAGTTATTTTGCGTACACCTCCCGCTCCAG ttcttagCTTTCTTTTTGATGACAAATGTGGGTACAACAGTGAACGTCTCCTTCTGAACCCAGAAAGAACCACTGTGGAAAGCAGGGCTGGGTTTCCTTTACTGCTAAGAGCTGAACGCATGCAATTTGGATGCTACACAACCCTGAATTACATCATTGGTGACACCGGTATTGCCAAAGGAAAGCACTTCTGGGCTTTTCGTGTGGAAGCCTATTCTTACCTGGTCAAAGTGGGAGTTGTTTCTAGCACCAAGATACAGAAATTTTTCCACAATACACATGATGTGACCAGCCCAAG aTCTGAACAAGACAGTGGTCACGACAGTGGGAGTGAAGACGCCTGTTTGGATTCGTCGCAGCCTTTCACACTAGTCACTTTGGGcatgaagaagtttttcatCCCCAAGGCAGCTGCTGATCCAAAGGCAGCTGCTGACCCCAAGAATGCAGCAAGTAGAATCCTTCCCCTGCCCTCCTGCATGGGGATCTGCCTCGACTGTGACAATGGAAAGGTGGGCTTTTATGATGCCAGCCACATGAAATGCCTGTACGAGTGTGAGGTGGAATGCTCAGGCATAATGTACCCAACCTTTGCCTTAATGGGTGGTGCAGCAGTTCATCTCACAGAAGCCATCCCAGCAAAGTACTTGGAATACCAAGATGACCTGTAG